A genomic window from Brassica oleracea var. oleracea cultivar TO1000 chromosome C8, BOL, whole genome shotgun sequence includes:
- the LOC106309074 gene encoding putative F-box/LRR-repeat protein 23 — translation MTKDGRYRDWAGLPPELTWSILSRLGTVDILEKAQKVCKSWHSVCKEPSMWRKYNMHNDLGFMDFLTRSRHVAMCRNAVDRSQGGLVEIDIWYFCTDSLLNHIADSSRNLRTLRIAMCHEVNDGLLQAAGKLPFLEELDISYCSFEEETLKAVGKSCPNLKTLKQYYPVLSYSDDEFAIAIAGSMPELRNLQLSGNPYMSNRGLRAILDGCLHLEHLDLRECWRLDLVGDLEKLCAERIRVLRRPGDPTSGPHHMFWL, via the exons ATGACGAAAGACGGAAGATACAGAGACTGGGCGGGGCTTCCGCCGGAACTAACATGGTCGATATTGAGCCGTCTTGGCACGGTGGATATACTGGAAAAGGCTCAGAAAGTGTGCAAATCGTGGCATAGCGTCTGTAAAGAACCTTCGATGTGGCGGAAGTATAATATGCACAACGACTTGGGATTCATGGACTTTTTGACCAGGTCTCGTCACGTTGCCATGTGTCGCAACGCTGTTGATCGTAGCCAGGGCGGTTTGGTTGAGATTGACATTTGGTATTTCTGTACTGATTCTCTCCTGAATCACATCGCCGATAG CTCAAGGAACCTGAGAACCCTAAGAATCGCAATGTGTCATGAAGTAAACGATGGGCTTCTCCAAGCAGCTGGGAAACTTCCGTTTCTTGAAGAACTCGACATTTCATACTGTTCATTTGAAGAGGAGACTCTGAAAGCTGTAGGCAAGTCTTGTCCAAATCTTAAGACATTGAAGCAATACTACCCTGTGCTTAGTTATAGTGATGATGAGTTTGCCATAGCGATTGCTGGAAGCATGCCGGAACTACGCAACCTCCAACTTTCTGGGAACCCATATATGAGCAACAGGGGCTTGCGAGCTATTCTCGACGGTTGTCTTCACCTGGAACATCTCGATTTACGCGAGTGTTGGAGACTTGACCTTGTTGGGGACCTAGAGAAGCTATGCGCGGAGAGAATCAGAGTTTTGAGACGCCCAGGTGACCCAACCTCTGGTCCTCATCATATGTTTTGGTTATAG